The Pedococcus aerophilus nucleotide sequence CGACGAACGACGTCATGCCCGTCGCCCGGTCCTTGGTGGCGAACAGCGACGCGAAGAGCATCCGCTCGATCTCCAGGCCGGTGTCGAGGTCGACCTCGATCCCCCGGTCGATCGCCTCTTTGGCGGCACGGATGGCGTAGGCCGGGCCGCCGACGTAGGGCGCGAGCCGGGCCCGCGCGGCGGCATACACGTCCTGCGCCTCGACCACCTCGTCGACGAGGCCGATCGCGAGCGCCTCGTCGGCGGACACGAACCGGCCGGAGAAGATGATGTCCTTGGCCTTTGCCGGGCCGACGAGACGGGCGAGCCGCTGGGTGCCACCGGCTCCGGGGATGATCCCGAGCAGGATCTCCGGCTGGCCGAGCTTGGCGTTCGAGGCGGCGACGCGGAAGTCGCACGCGAGCGCGACCTCGCAGCCCCCACCGAGGGCGTAGCCGGTGATCGCGGCGACCGTCGGCTTCGGGATGCGGGACAGGGCCTTGGTGAAGTCCTGGAGGGCGCCGGAGTGGTCGGCCATGTCGGTGTACGACATGGTCTCCATCTCCTTGATGTCGGCACCGGCGGCGAAGACCTTCTCGCCGCCGTAGATGATCACGCCGGAGACGTCCTTGCGCTCCCCCACCTCGACGGCGGCGGCCGCGAGCGCCGCCTGGACCTCACGGTTGAGGGCGTTCATCGGCGGGCGGTTCAGCAGGATCGTCGCGATGCCGCCCTCGACCTCGACGGAGACGAGGTCGCTCACGCGGGAGCCCCGTCCGTCGGCGGCTCGCCCTCCGTCGGACCGGCTTCGCCGCCCATGATGCGCTCGTGCCACATCTGCACGCCCGCGAGGACCAGCTGGATGGTGACGTTCACGAGGCCGGGGACGTCGGTGCTGGGGGTGACGATGTGCTCACCGGTGACGACAAGGGTGTCGTTGGCGAGGCCGGCCTTGACGATGTTGAGCTGGAGGGTGATCTCGTTGCAGGTCGCCAGCCGCGTCAGCGGGTCGCTGGGCACCGAGTCGCTGATGGCCCACTGGCCGAAGAGGCGCATGATCTGGAAGTCGCCCTCGGTGCAGCGGACGAACAGCTGCTGGTCCTGCACGGTGAACGCGACGTCGCCGTCACCGTCGATGTCGGGCGCGAGCCCCATGTCGATCAGGGCGTCCAGGACGCGTCCGCGGAGGGGGTGCTCGTCCGCGGGCGGCGGGAAGTTGGGCAGCGACGTGGGATCAGTCATGCGCCAACCGTAACCACTACCTAGGCTGAGGACCATGTCGCCTGCCACGCGCCCGCGTGACCTTCCCCCCACCCTCGGCATGACCCTCGTCGAGGGTGGCGCGGAGTTCGCGGTGTACGCCGGGCACGCAGAGTCGGTCGAGGTCTGCCTCTTCGACGCCGGTGACAGCGACGGCTCGACGGAGCGGCGCGTCCCCCTGACCGAGCGCACCCACGGGACGTGGTTCGGCTTCCTCCCCGGCGTGACCGCGGGTCAGCGGTACGGCGTGCGCGCCGACGGTCCGTGGCGCCCTCAGGAGGGCCTGCGCTACAACCCCCACAAGCTCCTCCTGGACCCCTACGCCCGCGCCATCGAGGGCGACGTCGACTGGTCCCCTGAGGTCTACGCCCACGCCGTCGACGCGCGGCTCAAGGGTGACGACGTGCTCCGCGGGAGCCTCGACAGCGCCGGCTCGGTGCCCCGCTGCGTCGTGGTCGAGGACCGCTTCGACTGGGGCGACGACCGCCACCCCCACACCCCGCTCGCCGACTCCGTCGTCTACGAGGCGCACGTCCGGAACCTCACGATGCTCCACCCCGAGGTGCCCGACCACCTGCGTGGCACGTATGCCGGGTTGTGCCACCCGGCGGTCATCGCCCACCTCAAGGCGGTGGGCGCGACCGCGGTCGAGCTGCTGCCGGTGCACGCCTTCGCGTCCGAGCCCGAGGTGAGCCGTCGCGGGCTGACGAACCACTGGGGCTACAACACCCTGGGCTTCTTCGCCCCGCACTCCCCCTATGCCTCGACCACCGACCCGCAGGGCGCCCTCGACGAGTTCAAGGGCATGGTGAAGATCCTGCACGCCGAGGGCATCGAGGTCCTGCTGGACGTCGTCTACAACCACACGGCCGAGCAGTCCCGGCAGGGCGCCTCGCTGTCGTGGCGCGGGCTGGACAACCGCGCCTACTACCGCCTCGACGACCGCGGACAGGACATCGACGTCACCGGCTGCGGGAACACCCTGGACCTGCGGCACGCCATGGTCTGCAAGATGGTCCTGGACTCGCTGCGCTACTGGGTGGACGAGTGCCACGTCGACGGCTTCCGGTTCGACCTGGCGGTCGCCCTCGGGCGCGGGCAGAACGACGACTACGACCCCAACCACCCGTTCCTCGTGGCCCTGCGCACCGATCCGGTCCTGTCGCGGGTGAAGCTCATCGCCGAGCCCTGGGACGTCGGCATCCACGGCTGGCGCACGGGGCAGTTCCCCCCGCCCTTCGCCGAGTGGAACGACCGCTTCCGCGACGCCGTCCGGACCTTCTGGCTGCAGGACGTCGCGACTCAGGTGCACGGCAACGAGGGCCACGGCATCCGTGAGCTGGGCACCCGGATGGCAGGGTCCCAGGACCTCTTCGGCGCCCGCGACCGCGGGCCGGTCGCGTCGGTGAACTTCGTCGCCGCCCACGACGGGTTCACGGTCGCCGACCTCACGGCATACAACTCCAAGCACAACGGGCCCAACGGTGAGGGGAACCGCGACGGGACGGACGGCAACCGGTCCTGGAACCACGGGGTCGAGGGGCCGGTGGACGCCGGGGACGAACGCAAGGACGACATCGAGGCCGCGCGCCGGCGCTCGATGCGCAACCTGCTCGCCACCACGCTGCTGGCCACCGGGGTGCCGATGCTCAACGCGGGCGACGAGTTCGGGCGCTCGCAGGGCGGCAACAACAACCCCTACTGCCAGGACAACGAGGTGTCGTGGTTCGACTGGGGGTTCGAGGACTGGCAGCAGGACCTGCTCGCGACCACCGGCTTCCTCACCCGGCTGCGGGCCGACCACCCCGTGCTGCGCCAGCGGACCTTCTTCACCGGACGCGCCGTCCACGCCGACGGCTCGACCGACCTTTCGTGGTTCGGCGCCGACGGCGACCCGATGGTCAACGGCCGCTGGGAGGATCCGTCCACCCGGACCCTGCTGATGTACCTCAACGGCGCCTGGCTCGAGCACCACTCGCTGCTGCTGGTGCTGCGCGGTGACGCCGAGGACGGCAAGGTCACCCTGCCGACGGTGCCCGGCCTGACCGGCTACGAGCTGCTCTGGGACTCCGCCG carries:
- a CDS encoding enoyl-CoA hydratase/isomerase family protein, which codes for MSDLVSVEVEGGIATILLNRPPMNALNREVQAALAAAAVEVGERKDVSGVIIYGGEKVFAAGADIKEMETMSYTDMADHSGALQDFTKALSRIPKPTVAAITGYALGGGCEVALACDFRVAASNAKLGQPEILLGIIPGAGGTQRLARLVGPAKAKDIIFSGRFVSADEALAIGLVDEVVEAQDVYAAARARLAPYVGGPAYAIRAAKEAIDRGIEVDLDTGLEIERMLFASLFATKDRATGMTSFVENGPGKAKFEGA
- the glgX gene encoding glycogen debranching protein GlgX gives rise to the protein MSPATRPRDLPPTLGMTLVEGGAEFAVYAGHAESVEVCLFDAGDSDGSTERRVPLTERTHGTWFGFLPGVTAGQRYGVRADGPWRPQEGLRYNPHKLLLDPYARAIEGDVDWSPEVYAHAVDARLKGDDVLRGSLDSAGSVPRCVVVEDRFDWGDDRHPHTPLADSVVYEAHVRNLTMLHPEVPDHLRGTYAGLCHPAVIAHLKAVGATAVELLPVHAFASEPEVSRRGLTNHWGYNTLGFFAPHSPYASTTDPQGALDEFKGMVKILHAEGIEVLLDVVYNHTAEQSRQGASLSWRGLDNRAYYRLDDRGQDIDVTGCGNTLDLRHAMVCKMVLDSLRYWVDECHVDGFRFDLAVALGRGQNDDYDPNHPFLVALRTDPVLSRVKLIAEPWDVGIHGWRTGQFPPPFAEWNDRFRDAVRTFWLQDVATQVHGNEGHGIRELGTRMAGSQDLFGARDRGPVASVNFVAAHDGFTVADLTAYNSKHNGPNGEGNRDGTDGNRSWNHGVEGPVDAGDERKDDIEAARRRSMRNLLATTLLATGVPMLNAGDEFGRSQGGNNNPYCQDNEVSWFDWGFEDWQQDLLATTGFLTRLRADHPVLRQRTFFTGRAVHADGSTDLSWFGADGDPMVNGRWEDPSTRTLLMYLNGAWLEHHSLLLVLRGDAEDGKVTLPTVPGLTGYELLWDSADERPADGPAPVVDPGVVAVRGASLQVYRAVDQT